One genomic segment of Bacillota bacterium includes these proteins:
- a CDS encoding CTP synthase: MAKYIFVTGGVVSGLGKGVTAASIGRLLKSRGLSVTAMKLDPYINVDPGTMSPYQHGEVFVTADGAETDLDLGHYERFMDVNLGKLNNVTTGMIYWSVITKERRGDFLGGTVQVIPHITNEIKSRIVRVGKETGVDVVIVEIGGTVGDIESLPFLEAIRQLRTDLGRDDVMYVHVTLVPYLVSVGELKTKPTQHSVKELRSIGIQPDVIVCRSDRKLPKEVKAKIALFCDIDIEAVIPNVNVDNIYEVPLVLENEKLDEFIVRRLQLSCKTRDLAEWRDLVKRISHPSGSVEIAVVGKYVSLPDAYLSVTEALRHAGIANDVEVRIRWVSSEDLEVAEPASLLDGIHGIVVPGGFGNRGIEGKIRAAKYARENGIPYLGLCLGMQCAVIEFARNVCGLEGANSSEFDDNTPYPVIDLLPEQKGIGDLGGTMRLGSYPCVLSDDSLSFSAYKQSLIHERHRHRYEFNNDFRDMMVEKGLRIAGVSPDGRLVEIVELKDHIWFVGTQFHPEFQSRPNRPHPLFKDFVAASMRGSRDHSS, from the coding sequence GTGGCTAAGTATATCTTTGTGACCGGAGGAGTAGTTTCGGGCCTTGGAAAAGGCGTCACGGCAGCATCGATAGGGCGGCTTCTGAAGAGCCGGGGACTCAGTGTTACCGCCATGAAATTGGACCCATATATTAATGTGGATCCTGGCACAATGAGCCCCTATCAACATGGTGAGGTTTTCGTCACTGCAGATGGGGCGGAAACCGACCTTGACCTGGGTCATTACGAAAGATTCATGGATGTCAATCTGGGCAAGCTGAACAACGTCACTACAGGCATGATTTACTGGTCCGTCATCACGAAAGAGCGCCGGGGGGATTTTCTGGGCGGAACCGTGCAGGTGATACCCCACATTACAAACGAGATAAAATCCAGGATAGTCAGGGTAGGGAAAGAAACCGGGGTTGATGTAGTGATCGTTGAGATTGGCGGGACGGTGGGAGATATTGAAAGCCTTCCGTTTCTTGAGGCAATAAGGCAGTTGCGCACAGACCTCGGAAGAGATGATGTGATGTATGTCCATGTAACTCTGGTTCCTTACCTGGTATCGGTGGGGGAACTCAAGACAAAGCCGACCCAGCATAGCGTTAAGGAACTGAGAAGTATCGGAATCCAGCCAGATGTGATTGTATGTCGCTCAGATCGGAAATTGCCCAAGGAAGTAAAGGCTAAGATCGCTCTTTTCTGTGATATAGATATTGAGGCAGTGATACCTAACGTAAATGTGGATAACATATATGAAGTGCCGTTGGTCTTGGAGAATGAGAAATTGGATGAATTTATCGTGAGGCGTCTCCAGCTTTCCTGCAAAACCAGGGATCTCGCCGAATGGCGGGATCTAGTGAAAAGGATTTCCCATCCGTCGGGGTCAGTGGAAATAGCGGTCGTCGGTAAGTACGTATCTCTTCCCGATGCATATCTTAGTGTGACAGAGGCCCTCAGACACGCAGGGATTGCCAATGATGTGGAGGTGAGGATCAGGTGGGTTAGCTCAGAGGATCTGGAGGTCGCCGAACCCGCGAGCCTGTTAGATGGCATCCATGGTATAGTAGTGCCGGGCGGATTTGGGAATAGAGGCATAGAAGGAAAGATAAGAGCCGCCAAGTACGCCAGGGAGAACGGGATCCCATATCTGGGGCTGTGCCTCGGAATGCAGTGCGCGGTCATAGAATTTGCCCGGAATGTGTGCGGACTGGAGGGCGCCAATAGTTCAGAGTTTGATGATAATACCCCATATCCGGTCATCGACCTTCTGCCTGAACAAAAGGGAATCGGGGACCTGGGGGGGACGATGAGATTGGGTAGCTATCCATGTGTGCTTTCAGACGATTCCCTGAGCTTTTCAGCCTATAAGCAAAGTCTCATCCACGAACGGCATCGCCACAGATATGAATTTAATAATGATTTTCGGGATATGATGGTGGAGAAAGGACTGCGTATCGCAGGGGTTTCTCCTGATGGACGTCTGGTGGAAATAGTTGAGCTCAAGGATCATATCTGGTTCGTGGGAACTCAATTTCACCCTGAGTTCCAATCCAGGCCCAATAGGCCACACCCACTTTTCAAGGATTTTGTAGCAGCCTCGATGAGAGGATCTCGTGATCACAGTTCATGA